Proteins co-encoded in one Nonlabens agnitus genomic window:
- a CDS encoding enoyl-CoA hydratase/isomerase family protein produces the protein MTKPYVKTTPDNAITTIEFFHPAHNSLPGDILAQLAQAITDAGEDNATKVVILKSGGERTFCAGASFKELIAIDDEKTGEIFFSGFANVINAMRKCPKFIIGRVQGKTVGGGVGVASATDYCFATKFAAIKLSELNIGIGPFVVGPAVERKLGLTGMSQIAINANEFYSPEWAQQNGLFAEVYESTEEMDEAVQKFAENLCTYNPEAMKHMKQMFWSGCENWDDLLAERAKISGKLVLSEFTKETLKRFK, from the coding sequence ATGACAAAACCATACGTAAAAACAACACCAGACAACGCAATAACTACCATAGAATTCTTCCATCCGGCGCACAACTCGTTGCCAGGTGATATTCTGGCACAACTCGCACAAGCCATTACTGATGCAGGAGAAGATAACGCGACTAAAGTCGTCATCCTCAAATCTGGTGGTGAGCGTACTTTTTGTGCCGGCGCCAGCTTTAAGGAATTGATCGCGATTGATGATGAGAAAACGGGCGAGATCTTCTTCAGCGGGTTTGCTAATGTGATCAACGCTATGCGCAAATGTCCTAAGTTCATCATAGGTCGCGTGCAAGGAAAAACAGTCGGCGGTGGTGTTGGTGTAGCTAGTGCGACCGATTATTGTTTCGCGACCAAATTTGCAGCGATCAAACTTAGCGAGTTGAACATAGGTATCGGACCATTTGTGGTAGGTCCAGCCGTAGAGCGTAAATTAGGTTTGACCGGCATGAGCCAGATCGCGATAAATGCCAACGAGTTCTACTCGCCAGAATGGGCTCAACAAAACGGCTTATTTGCTGAGGTTTACGAATCGACAGAAGAAATGGATGAAGCGGTTCAAAAATTTGCAGAAAATCTGTGCACTTATAATCCTGAAGCGATGAAGCACATGAAACAAATGTTTTGGTCGGGTTGTGAAAATTGGGATGATTTGCTTGCTGAAAGAGCAAAGATTTCTGGAAAATTGGTGTTGAGTGAGTTTACTAAAGAGACTTTGAAACGATTTAAATAA
- a CDS encoding GIY-YIG nuclease family protein produces the protein MYIITNKNNGTLYIGETGNIKRRISQHKRKVHPAKFSARYNLDKLVYFEILDSLDARRIREKQLKKWNRDWKIRIIEEKNPDLIDLSLNWDLSFKMMEKEI, from the coding sequence GTGTACATAATAACAAACAAAAATAATGGTACACTCTACATAGGAGAAACAGGTAATATTAAAAGAAGAATTAGCCAGCACAAAAGGAAAGTACATCCAGCCAAGTTTTCGGCTAGGTATAACTTAGATAAATTGGTTTATTTTGAAATACTAGATTCTCTTGATGCGCGGAGGATAAGAGAAAAGCAATTAAAAAAATGGAATCGCGATTGGAAAATTAGAATCATCGAAGAAAAGAATCCAGACTTGATAGACTTAAGCCTCAATTGGGATTTGAGTTTTAAGATGATGGAAAAAGAAATATAA
- the paaZ gene encoding phenylacetic acid degradation bifunctional protein PaaZ, with the protein MILKSYINGQWQAGKQDGNERFMWDAITGEQIGATSTANLDIAGVLQYGRDHGKVLRDMTFQQRGNMIKKLALYLEKHKAKFYEISYRTGATRADSWVDIEGGFGNLFANASLRKLFPDQSYAVEGDPIDLSRGGRFMAHHILVPRKGVAVHINAFNFPVWGMLEKCAVNWMAGMPAVVLPAPQTAFLTEAVVREIIASGILPEGALQLLSGLTTSVLDTVNATDVVTFTGSAATGRKLKSHPRLLEESVPFTMEADSLNSSVLGPDAVPGTAEFDIFIKEVRKEMTSKAGQKCTAIRRIMVPENLMEDVQIALGKQLSQTVIGDPLLRETRMGAMINNNQRDTLKEQIQKISKTAEIVYGNLDEVEILGDRAQKGAFMSPILMREDQPFKNKAVHEVECFGPVSTLMPYKNQDEAIELAHMGKGSLVSSVVTGDDAFAKAYTINAASSHGRILTLNKESAPQSTGHGSPLPLLVHGGPGRAGGGEEMGGLRGIKHYMQRCAVQGSPTSLTEITGIYQPNGDYKEAEKHPFAYHYEDIKPGMSLETHKRTITDTDIQNFANLTWDHFYAHTDITSLEGSIFKKRTAHGYFIISAAAGLFVYPNKGPVSANYGLEDIRFLRPLYHNDTIYVRLTCKEKRERDVSGREHPSGIVKWYVEVFDAEPVDYENGKTDEEAESLVAIATILTMVEKKQDVFKEITEEYIKSAFAKLNSDTKPQWGSMTPQHMVEHLEMSYRIASGEKQDFDIATPDEHLEKVAATLWNYDKMPQNHKMPLMKQDGTLEDLKYENLETAKAKMLEARKEYLDYFKKNPNATTKNAVFGELSKYEWTLLERKHLNHHFEQFNLQD; encoded by the coding sequence ATGATCCTAAAAAGTTACATCAACGGTCAATGGCAAGCTGGAAAGCAGGACGGTAACGAGCGCTTCATGTGGGATGCGATCACTGGTGAGCAAATAGGTGCTACTAGTACGGCAAACCTTGATATTGCTGGTGTTTTGCAATATGGTCGCGATCACGGTAAAGTGTTGCGGGACATGACGTTCCAGCAGCGCGGTAACATGATCAAAAAACTGGCGCTGTATCTGGAAAAACACAAAGCTAAATTCTACGAGATCAGTTATCGTACCGGTGCTACTCGCGCCGATTCCTGGGTAGATATAGAAGGTGGTTTTGGGAACCTTTTTGCCAACGCCAGTTTACGTAAGCTTTTCCCAGACCAGAGTTATGCTGTAGAAGGTGATCCTATCGATCTTTCTCGTGGTGGCCGGTTCATGGCACACCACATTCTCGTACCTCGCAAAGGTGTTGCGGTACACATCAACGCCTTTAATTTCCCAGTTTGGGGAATGTTGGAAAAATGTGCGGTCAACTGGATGGCAGGTATGCCAGCAGTAGTCTTGCCTGCACCACAAACCGCTTTCTTGACAGAAGCTGTCGTGCGTGAGATCATCGCTAGCGGTATTCTACCAGAAGGTGCATTACAATTATTGAGCGGTTTGACCACAAGCGTTTTGGACACAGTCAATGCTACAGACGTTGTCACGTTTACGGGTAGTGCAGCCACTGGTAGAAAATTGAAATCACATCCACGATTGCTTGAAGAATCAGTTCCATTTACCATGGAAGCCGACTCTTTGAACTCGTCGGTTTTAGGACCAGATGCCGTTCCAGGAACTGCAGAATTCGACATATTCATCAAGGAAGTGCGTAAGGAAATGACCTCAAAAGCAGGTCAAAAGTGTACCGCAATCCGCAGGATAATGGTGCCAGAAAACCTGATGGAAGATGTGCAAATAGCCTTAGGAAAACAACTTTCCCAAACCGTCATAGGCGATCCTCTATTGCGTGAAACACGCATGGGCGCTATGATCAATAACAATCAGCGTGATACGTTGAAAGAACAAATTCAGAAAATCTCCAAGACTGCAGAAATCGTCTACGGTAACCTGGATGAGGTAGAAATACTGGGTGATCGCGCCCAAAAAGGTGCCTTCATGTCGCCCATTTTGATGCGTGAAGACCAGCCGTTTAAAAACAAGGCCGTTCACGAGGTGGAATGTTTTGGTCCTGTGAGTACTTTGATGCCATACAAGAATCAAGACGAGGCGATTGAGCTGGCACACATGGGTAAAGGCTCGCTGGTGAGCAGTGTGGTTACTGGAGATGACGCTTTCGCGAAAGCGTACACCATCAACGCCGCATCGTCCCATGGGAGAATTTTGACACTCAACAAAGAAAGCGCTCCACAATCTACTGGTCACGGTTCGCCATTGCCACTATTGGTTCATGGTGGTCCAGGACGTGCTGGCGGTGGCGAGGAAATGGGCGGTTTGCGCGGCATCAAGCATTATATGCAACGTTGTGCCGTTCAAGGAAGTCCAACTTCGTTAACTGAAATCACGGGAATCTACCAGCCCAATGGTGATTATAAGGAAGCCGAAAAGCATCCTTTTGCCTACCATTATGAGGATATCAAGCCAGGAATGTCGCTGGAAACCCATAAACGCACCATCACAGATACGGATATCCAGAATTTTGCAAACCTCACTTGGGATCATTTTTATGCGCACACAGATATTACCAGTCTGGAAGGCAGTATTTTCAAGAAACGCACGGCACATGGTTATTTCATCATAAGTGCGGCCGCAGGACTTTTTGTTTATCCTAATAAAGGACCGGTTTCTGCCAACTATGGTTTGGAAGACATTCGGTTTTTGCGACCGTTATACCACAACGACACGATTTATGTGCGTTTGACCTGCAAGGAAAAACGCGAGCGTGACGTTTCTGGTCGCGAGCATCCTAGCGGAATCGTAAAATGGTATGTTGAAGTTTTTGACGCAGAACCAGTCGATTATGAAAACGGTAAAACCGATGAAGAGGCAGAATCACTGGTGGCGATAGCCACCATCCTGACTATGGTAGAAAAGAAACAAGACGTATTCAAGGAGATTACAGAGGAGTATATTAAGTCCGCTTTCGCGAAATTGAACTCAGATACCAAACCTCAATGGGGTTCCATGACTCCTCAACATATGGTGGAGCATCTGGAAATGAGCTACCGCATCGCCAGTGGAGAAAAGCAAGATTTTGACATCGCTACGCCCGATGAGCATTTAGAAAAAGTCGCCGCGACCTTGTGGAATTATGATAAGATGCCTCAAAACCATAAAATGCCGCTCATGAAACAAGACGGTACGTTGGAAGATTTGAAATATGAAAACCTGGAAACTGCCAAGGCAAAAATGCTGGAAGCTCGAAAGGAATATTTGGATTATTTCAAAAAGAACCCAAATGCAACCACCAAAAATGCTGTTTTTGGAGAACTAAGCAAATATGAATGGACCCTGCTAGAGCGCAAACATTTGAATCATCACTTTGAACAATTTAATCTACAAGATTAA
- a CDS encoding acetyl-CoA C-acyltransferase, producing the protein MNTYIIDGIRTAVGNYKGTLSAVRADDLAAHVIKTIVEKHPEISQDAYADVIMGCANQAGEDNRNVARMAGLLAGLPYSVPGETVNRLCSSGLSSIVHAHRAIQTGDGDVFISGGVENMTRGPLVIAKPSTGFGTDAKMYDSSFGWRFVNQKMADMYGVDGMGNTAENLVEKFNISREDQDAFAAWSQQKAAAAQESGRLAKEIVPVEIPQRKKEPIIFKDDEFIRAGTTKEILSKLRPAFKKDGGSVTAGNSSGLNDGAAATIVASEDAVKKYGLKPMARILSSAVVGVEPRIMGIGPVEASNRALEKAGLTMADMDVIELNEAFASQALACIREWGLEDNDPRINPNGGSIAMGHPLGMTGTRLAYTAALELSLSRKRYALITMCIGVGQGYAMVIENVS; encoded by the coding sequence ATGAACACCTACATCATAGACGGCATAAGAACAGCTGTCGGTAATTATAAAGGAACCTTAAGCGCAGTGCGTGCAGACGATCTGGCGGCGCACGTGATCAAAACCATCGTTGAAAAACATCCAGAAATCTCACAAGACGCCTATGCCGATGTGATCATGGGTTGTGCCAATCAAGCTGGTGAGGACAACCGCAACGTGGCGCGTATGGCAGGACTGCTGGCAGGATTGCCGTATTCCGTGCCTGGTGAAACGGTGAATCGTTTGTGTAGTTCTGGTTTAAGTTCCATTGTGCATGCACACCGTGCGATACAGACTGGCGATGGCGATGTATTTATATCTGGTGGTGTAGAAAACATGACTCGTGGACCACTCGTGATCGCAAAGCCTAGCACCGGTTTTGGAACGGATGCTAAGATGTATGATTCGAGTTTTGGCTGGAGGTTTGTTAATCAGAAAATGGCCGATATGTACGGTGTGGACGGTATGGGAAATACCGCTGAAAATCTGGTGGAGAAATTTAATATTTCGCGTGAAGATCAAGATGCTTTTGCAGCATGGTCGCAACAAAAAGCAGCCGCGGCACAAGAGTCTGGTAGATTGGCAAAAGAAATTGTACCTGTCGAGATTCCTCAACGCAAAAAGGAGCCCATAATCTTCAAAGATGATGAATTCATTCGAGCAGGAACGACCAAAGAAATTTTATCAAAATTGCGTCCAGCCTTTAAAAAAGATGGCGGATCAGTCACTGCAGGAAATTCCAGCGGTTTGAACGATGGCGCCGCAGCAACGATCGTTGCCAGTGAAGACGCTGTCAAAAAATATGGACTCAAGCCTATGGCAAGAATTCTAAGCAGCGCCGTAGTAGGCGTGGAGCCTAGAATCATGGGAATAGGTCCTGTTGAGGCCAGTAATCGTGCATTAGAAAAGGCAGGACTTACCATGGCAGATATGGATGTCATTGAGCTCAATGAGGCGTTTGCGTCACAAGCTCTGGCTTGCATAAGAGAATGGGGACTTGAAGACAACGATCCTAGAATCAATCCCAACGGTGGTTCCATAGCTATGGGTCATCCATTGGGAATGACGGGAACGCGTCTTGCTTACACGGCAGCGTTGGAGTTATCGCTTTCGCGAAAGCGATATGCCCTTATCACCATGTGCATAGGTGTAGGTCAAGGATATGCGATGGTGATTGAAAATGTGAGTTAG
- a CDS encoding four helix bundle protein, producing the protein MNSAYSFKFEDLLVYQKAMDFAELVDELTKTFPKHELYALSSQYRRASDSIGLNIAEGYPGSDAQFCKHINIAIFSANECVAASTKALRRDYITFDQNEEVRRRLVEITKMLSSLRKKILERNSAN; encoded by the coding sequence ATGAATAGTGCATATAGTTTTAAGTTTGAGGATCTGCTAGTCTATCAAAAGGCAATGGACTTTGCCGAACTGGTTGATGAATTGACCAAAACTTTTCCAAAGCATGAGTTATACGCTTTAAGTTCCCAATATCGTAGAGCATCAGACTCCATAGGACTTAATATTGCCGAAGGGTATCCCGGCAGTGACGCTCAATTCTGTAAGCATATCAATATTGCCATATTTTCTGCAAATGAATGTGTTGCAGCCTCAACAAAAGCACTGCGACGTGACTACATCACTTTTGATCAAAATGAAGAAGTACGCCGTCGATTAGTTGAAATAACCAAAATGCTTTCCAGTTTGAGGAAAAAGATTCTTGAACGTAATTCAGCCAACTAA
- a CDS encoding PaaI family thioesterase, with protein MIEGKKIPAKMLSLDPFSTWLGIEIVSVEVGRVKLGMTIRPEMLNSMGKAHGGITYSLADTAFGFTSNTHGKKAVSIETSINHIEALEAGDHITAECTLDKTKTKVGFNIVEIKKDDELVALFKGVVYRTSKDWE; from the coding sequence ATGATAGAAGGTAAAAAAATTCCTGCCAAAATGCTTTCTCTAGACCCATTTTCTACCTGGTTGGGAATCGAGATCGTGAGCGTTGAGGTAGGCCGAGTGAAGTTAGGAATGACCATCAGGCCAGAAATGCTGAATAGTATGGGCAAGGCGCATGGCGGCATCACTTATTCGCTGGCAGATACGGCTTTTGGTTTTACTTCAAACACACACGGCAAAAAAGCGGTTTCCATCGAGACCAGCATCAACCATATAGAGGCGCTTGAAGCAGGCGATCACATCACAGCAGAGTGCACGCTGGATAAAACAAAAACCAAAGTAGGTTTCAACATTGTTGAGATCAAAAAAGACGATGAGCTCGTGGCACTTTTTAAAGGCGTAGTTTATAGAACCAGTAAAGACTGGGAATAA
- a CDS encoding 3-hydroxyacyl-CoA dehydrogenase NAD-binding domain-containing protein: MSENQKSKIKNQDSNIYNVGIIGAGTMGSGIAQVAATAGCQVKIFDLNADQLENAASALENILSRLVQKSRIDEAEKSRIQGNIQYVNTLEDLSDSDLTIEAIVENLEVKKKVFAQLESLVSEDCIIASNTSSLSITSIAASLEKPERCIGIHFFNPAPLMKLVEIIPAVQTEDHITETCVNTIKNWGKTMAVAKDTPGFIVNRVARPFYSEALRMYEEGMADIPTLDKVVRQMGFRMGPFELMDFIGHDVNYVVTESVFAAFYFDPRYKPSLTQKRLVEAGWLGKKSGRGFYKFENGNKIEPEHDPEMLTGADVKAIQDRLLVMLINEAADALYLQIATAEDLDNGMTKGVNYPKGLLAWADEKGLDWCVNQLDALYDFYREDRYRCSPLLRSKASKKETFFPA; encoded by the coding sequence ATGTCAGAAAATCAAAAATCAAAAATCAAAAATCAAGATTCTAATATCTATAATGTCGGTATCATAGGCGCAGGAACTATGGGCAGCGGTATCGCGCAAGTGGCAGCGACAGCTGGTTGTCAAGTAAAGATTTTTGACTTGAACGCAGACCAGTTAGAAAATGCAGCATCTGCCTTGGAAAACATCCTTAGCCGACTGGTGCAGAAATCCAGAATTGATGAGGCCGAAAAAAGTCGGATTCAAGGTAATATACAATATGTCAATACCCTAGAAGATTTATCAGATAGTGATTTAACGATTGAAGCCATCGTTGAAAACCTTGAGGTAAAAAAGAAGGTTTTTGCACAGTTGGAAAGTTTAGTTTCTGAAGATTGTATTATTGCTTCCAACACTTCAAGTTTGAGCATTACCAGCATTGCAGCTTCACTTGAAAAACCAGAACGCTGCATCGGGATTCATTTCTTTAATCCAGCGCCGTTGATGAAATTGGTAGAAATTATCCCAGCGGTACAAACGGAAGACCACATCACAGAAACTTGTGTAAATACGATCAAAAATTGGGGAAAGACTATGGCAGTAGCAAAGGACACGCCTGGATTTATCGTTAATCGTGTTGCCAGACCGTTTTATAGTGAAGCTTTGAGAATGTATGAAGAAGGCATGGCAGATATCCCAACCTTGGACAAGGTGGTGAGACAAATGGGTTTCCGTATGGGGCCATTTGAATTGATGGACTTTATAGGTCACGATGTAAATTATGTGGTGACCGAATCGGTTTTTGCAGCCTTCTATTTTGATCCGCGTTATAAGCCTTCATTGACTCAAAAAAGATTGGTAGAAGCTGGATGGCTGGGAAAAAAATCTGGTAGAGGTTTTTACAAGTTCGAAAACGGAAACAAAATCGAGCCAGAACACGATCCAGAAATGCTGACTGGCGCTGACGTAAAAGCTATCCAAGACCGATTGCTGGTCATGCTCATCAATGAAGCTGCCGATGCGTTGTACCTGCAAATCGCAACCGCTGAAGATCTAGATAACGGCATGACTAAAGGAGTCAACTATCCCAAAGGATTGCTCGCTTGGGCGGATGAGAAAGGACTGGACTGGTGTGTAAATCAGTTAGATGCTTTGTATGATTTCTACAGGGAAGATCGCTATCGTTGCTCTCCATTATTACGCAGCAAAGCCAGCAAAAAAGAAACCTTTTTTCCAGCATGA
- a CDS encoding four helix bundle protein: MNAQILEDRLIEFAANIIVAGQHLDKSFAAEHLSKQLIRSATSVALNYGEARAGESTKDYLHKMKICLKELRESYVNLKIQKQSKTMTNQDLIDNLLDENNQLISIFVVSIKNTKAN; encoded by the coding sequence ATGAATGCACAGATTTTAGAGGATAGATTGATTGAATTTGCGGCCAACATTATCGTTGCTGGTCAACATCTTGATAAGAGTTTTGCTGCAGAACATTTGTCAAAACAATTGATTCGATCTGCAACATCGGTTGCTTTGAACTATGGTGAGGCGCGTGCTGGTGAATCGACTAAGGATTATTTACATAAAATGAAAATTTGCTTAAAAGAACTAAGAGAGAGTTATGTAAATCTAAAAATCCAGAAACAGTCAAAGACCATGACAAATCAAGATCTTATTGACAATCTACTGGATGAAAATAATCAGCTCATATCAATTTTTGTCGTGAGTATAAAAAACACAAAAGCAAACTGA
- a CDS encoding enoyl-CoA hydratase-related protein has protein sequence MSDSIQLEINDGIAEITFNRPQVFNSFNKEMAFSLQHALDRCAQDDVRAVMITGNGKAFCAGQDIQEITDPELNPGFEAILDDHYNPIVVKIRNLEKPVVAAVNGVAAGAGANLALCCDIVIATESAAFIQAFSKIGLIPDSAGTFFLPRLIGFGKASAAMMLADKITASEADQLGMIYKVVKDEEFLAFAKATTQKLAQLPTKALANTKKALNESMTNNLKQQLALESKLQIESANTADYQEGVAAFMEKRKPNFQGN, from the coding sequence ATGTCAGACTCCATACAACTAGAAATCAACGACGGCATTGCCGAAATAACATTCAATCGCCCACAGGTATTCAACTCCTTCAATAAAGAGATGGCATTTTCCCTACAGCATGCGCTGGATCGCTGTGCTCAAGATGACGTGAGAGCCGTCATGATTACGGGTAATGGCAAGGCATTTTGTGCAGGTCAAGACATTCAAGAAATTACAGATCCAGAATTGAATCCAGGTTTTGAAGCCATTCTCGATGATCATTACAATCCGATAGTGGTTAAAATTCGCAATTTGGAAAAACCAGTGGTTGCAGCGGTGAATGGTGTGGCCGCTGGTGCTGGAGCAAATCTGGCCTTGTGTTGTGACATCGTGATCGCCACAGAAAGTGCCGCTTTCATTCAGGCATTTTCAAAAATTGGTTTGATTCCAGACAGCGCTGGCACCTTCTTTTTGCCACGTTTGATTGGTTTTGGCAAGGCGAGCGCCGCCATGATGCTGGCAGATAAAATCACTGCAAGCGAGGCAGATCAATTGGGAATGATCTACAAAGTGGTCAAGGATGAAGAATTTCTCGCTTTCGCGAAAGCGACCACACAAAAACTTGCGCAACTACCCACAAAAGCACTGGCAAATACTAAAAAGGCGCTCAACGAATCCATGACGAATAACCTGAAGCAGCAACTAGCCCTAGAATCCAAACTACAAATAGAAAGCGCCAACACCGCAGACTATCAAGAAGGCGTCGCGGCTTTTATGGAAAAAAGAAAGCCGAATTTTCAGGGAAACTAA
- the paaD gene encoding 1,2-phenylacetyl-CoA epoxidase subunit PaaD, translated as MIQNFNITPELLEILESVKDPEIPVLNVVDLGVIRDVEVSGKEITIKLTPTYSGCPAMDVIGDDLERAFAKAGYNTTIQLIMSPPWTTDWITDRGRKALEKYGIAAPLDETADKDVLLNEKKLVKCTNCGSQNTKLVSQFGSTACKAMFQCEDCHEPFDYFKCLK; from the coding sequence ATGATCCAGAACTTCAACATAACTCCAGAACTTCTAGAAATTCTTGAATCCGTTAAGGATCCAGAGATTCCGGTTTTGAATGTGGTGGATCTAGGTGTGATTAGAGATGTAGAGGTTAGTGGCAAGGAAATCACGATAAAGTTAACGCCTACCTACAGCGGTTGCCCGGCGATGGATGTGATAGGTGATGATCTGGAACGCGCTTTCGCAAAAGCGGGCTACAACACAACCATACAGCTCATTATGAGTCCGCCGTGGACGACAGACTGGATCACAGATCGTGGTCGCAAGGCTCTAGAAAAGTACGGTATCGCTGCACCGTTAGATGAAACAGCTGATAAAGATGTACTTCTCAATGAGAAGAAACTAGTTAAATGTACCAATTGCGGTTCGCAAAACACAAAACTCGTGAGCCAGTTCGGTTCCACGGCGTGCAAGGCTATGTTCCAGTGCGAGGATTGCCATGAGCCTTTTGATTATTTCAAATGTTTGAAATAA
- the paaC gene encoding 1,2-phenylacetyl-CoA epoxidase subunit PaaC: protein MQPIKELNPQFLESKENKKHLMDYLLGVADNYLILGQRLGELCGHGPNLEPDIAITNISLDLLGQVRSYYQYIAQLKGDKTTEDDIAFLRTEREYKNVLLVEQPNTDFAYVIVRQYFFDVYNRLFLNALQQSADETLRALAFKGIKEASYHERFSGDWLKRLGDGTEESKAKTQEAVNNLWIFTDELFHKMEADTAMVEAGVAPDMLQLKEYYYEKLEEQLTVATLEIPEVEYFQKGGKQGIHSEHMGYLLSEMQYMQRTYPNSRW, encoded by the coding sequence ATGCAGCCTATAAAAGAACTCAACCCACAATTCCTAGAATCAAAAGAAAACAAAAAGCACTTAATGGATTACTTGTTGGGCGTTGCAGATAATTATTTGATCCTAGGGCAACGTCTTGGTGAATTATGCGGTCACGGCCCCAATCTGGAACCAGACATCGCGATCACGAATATATCATTGGATCTACTAGGTCAAGTGCGCAGTTATTATCAATACATCGCGCAATTAAAAGGTGATAAAACCACTGAAGATGATATTGCTTTTCTCAGAACAGAACGCGAGTACAAGAATGTATTGCTGGTAGAGCAACCCAATACAGATTTCGCTTATGTGATTGTCCGCCAGTATTTCTTTGATGTGTACAACAGATTGTTCTTAAATGCTTTACAGCAAAGTGCCGATGAGACCCTAAGAGCATTAGCATTCAAGGGCATCAAGGAAGCAAGCTATCACGAACGCTTTTCTGGTGACTGGTTAAAGCGACTAGGTGATGGTACCGAAGAAAGCAAGGCCAAAACTCAAGAAGCAGTCAACAATCTATGGATCTTCACAGATGAACTGTTCCACAAAATGGAGGCCGATACTGCCATGGTTGAAGCTGGCGTAGCACCAGACATGCTCCAACTCAAGGAATATTATTACGAGAAATTAGAAGAACAATTGACCGTAGCCACCCTTGAAATTCCAGAGGTAGAGTATTTCCAGAAAGGCGGTAAACAAGGCATTCACAGCGAGCATATGGGTTATTTATTGAGTGAGATGCAATACATGCAGCGCACATATCCTAATTCGCGCTGGTAA
- a CDS encoding four helix bundle protein produces the protein MDDKKYDLEDRLIKFAVDVIKISRRADWNDYASRYYQEQIIRSSGSVALNFGEFLGASSQKDKLNKLNIAHKEIKECRNNLLIQLGAELNIQSELESLSQESLEIIKILRSIIKSKS, from the coding sequence ATGGACGATAAGAAATACGATTTAGAGGATAGACTAATCAAGTTTGCAGTAGACGTTATAAAGATTTCTCGAAGGGCAGATTGGAATGATTATGCATCAAGATACTATCAGGAACAAATCATCCGATCATCTGGATCTGTAGCTTTAAATTTTGGAGAATTTTTAGGCGCCAGCAGTCAGAAGGATAAGTTGAACAAACTGAATATCGCGCACAAAGAAATAAAGGAATGCAGGAACAACCTTCTTATACAACTTGGGGCAGAGTTAAACATTCAATCAGAATTAGAATCACTATCTCAAGAATCGCTAGAAATAATCAAAATTTTACGGTCAATTATAAAATCTAAATCGTGA
- the paaB gene encoding 1,2-phenylacetyl-CoA epoxidase subunit PaaB has translation MSNSSKREIPLWEVFIRSKNGLEHRHCGSLHAEDAEMALNNARDVYTRRNEGVSIWVVESTNITASSPDDSGSLFEPANDKVYRHPTFYELPDELKHM, from the coding sequence ATGAGTAATTCAAGTAAAAGAGAAATCCCGCTTTGGGAAGTATTTATAAGATCCAAAAACGGTCTAGAGCACCGTCATTGCGGTAGCCTTCACGCCGAGGATGCAGAAATGGCGTTAAATAATGCACGCGATGTTTACACAAGACGTAATGAAGGCGTGAGCATTTGGGTGGTTGAATCTACCAACATCACCGCAAGTAGTCCTGATGATAGTGGTTCATTATTTGAGCCAGCAAACGATAAGGTGTATAGACACCCTACGTTTTATGAGTTGCCAGATGAATTAAAGCATATGTAA